One Cupriavidus taiwanensis DNA window includes the following coding sequences:
- a CDS encoding amidase family protein: protein MKISYQPVPHGPGQHAPFSVVEATVASAHAAMRDGTLTARQLASRCLDRIAAYDQRGPALRSILQVHPQALEQADRIDAIAARHSQQPAGPLQGIPVLVKDNIECAGMATTAGAECLRGNLCANDAFVIRRLREAGAIVLAKTNLHELASGGETVSTLGGQTLNPYDLTRTPGGSSGGTAAGIAVSFGVLGLGTDGVNSIRSPASANSLVGLRPTMGLISRAGLVPCGLTQDTVGPITRTVADTALMLDVIAGHDPADPVTNEGAGHIPASYAASLDRDGLKGARIGVLRHFFGGQDVHGPVNAVMQQALAIIAAQGAELVDIDDAICPDELLASTLVHHYEMERDLDAYLSRLAAGVPVKSMKDIISAGGVHPSVEGTLASAVALSGQRGEYRARMQRQQSLRQWLRDLMARHRLDALAFPHQRRLVVPVGETQAERNGVLASATGFPAIVIPAGFSAPDRNAPQGVPVGLEFFGLPFTEPVLLRLAFSAEQALLARRAPHSTPPLE, encoded by the coding sequence ATGAAAATCTCGTACCAACCGGTGCCGCACGGCCCGGGCCAGCACGCGCCGTTCAGCGTGGTGGAAGCCACCGTTGCCAGCGCGCATGCCGCGATGCGCGACGGTACGCTGACGGCGCGCCAGCTGGCCAGCCGATGCCTGGACCGCATTGCCGCCTATGACCAGCGCGGGCCGGCGCTGCGCAGCATCCTGCAGGTCCATCCGCAGGCACTGGAACAAGCGGACCGTATCGACGCCATCGCTGCGCGCCATTCCCAGCAGCCGGCGGGACCGCTGCAAGGCATCCCGGTGCTGGTCAAGGACAACATCGAATGCGCCGGCATGGCCACCACCGCGGGCGCCGAATGCCTGCGCGGCAACCTGTGCGCCAACGACGCCTTCGTCATCCGCCGGCTGCGCGAGGCGGGCGCCATCGTCCTGGCCAAGACCAACCTGCACGAGCTTGCCTCCGGCGGCGAGACCGTCAGCACGCTGGGCGGGCAGACGCTGAATCCCTATGACCTGACGCGCACGCCCGGCGGCTCCAGCGGGGGCACCGCCGCCGGCATCGCCGTGAGCTTCGGCGTGCTTGGCCTCGGCACCGACGGGGTCAATTCGATCCGCTCTCCTGCGTCGGCCAACAGCCTGGTCGGGCTGCGCCCGACCATGGGGCTGATCAGCCGTGCCGGACTGGTCCCGTGCGGGCTCACGCAGGACACCGTCGGCCCGATCACCCGCACCGTTGCCGATACCGCGCTGATGCTCGATGTCATCGCCGGCCATGACCCCGCCGACCCGGTCACCAACGAAGGTGCCGGCCATATCCCGGCGAGCTATGCCGCCAGCCTGGACCGCGACGGACTCAAGGGCGCGCGCATCGGCGTGCTGCGCCACTTCTTCGGCGGCCAGGACGTGCACGGTCCTGTCAACGCCGTAATGCAGCAGGCGCTGGCCATCATCGCCGCACAGGGCGCCGAGCTGGTCGACATCGACGATGCGATATGCCCGGACGAACTGCTGGCTTCCACGCTGGTGCACCACTACGAGATGGAGCGCGACCTCGACGCCTACCTGTCGCGGCTGGCAGCTGGCGTACCGGTGAAATCCATGAAGGACATCATCTCCGCGGGCGGCGTGCATCCCAGCGTGGAGGGAACGCTGGCCAGCGCGGTCGCGCTGAGCGGCCAGCGAGGCGAATACCGCGCGCGCATGCAGCGCCAGCAGTCCCTGCGCCAATGGCTGCGGGACCTGATGGCGCGGCATCGGCTTGACGCGCTGGCGTTTCCGCACCAGCGGCGGCTGGTGGTTCCCGTCGGCGAGACCCAGGCCGAGCGCAACGGCGTGCTCGCGTCGGCCACCGGCTTCCCCGCCATCGTCATTCCGGCCGGGTTTTCTGCGCCGGACCGCAATGCGCCGCAGGGGGTCCCGGTCGGGTTGGAGTTCTTCGGCCTGCCTTTCACCGAACCCGTGCTGTTGCGCCTCGCATTCTCGGCCGAGCAAGCGTTGCTGGCCCGCCGTGCGCCGCACTCGACGCCGCCGCTGGAATAG
- a CDS encoding pyridoxal-phosphate-dependent aminotransferase family protein, giving the protein MLNLNFHPAGRHFLQIPGPSPVPDRILRAISYPTIDHRGPEFGALGLKVLDGIKKIFKTEHPVVIYPASGTGAWEAALSNTLSPGDTVLMFETGHFATLWKKMAESLGVRPEFLGLPGVEGWRHGVQADMIEARLRADTAHAIKAVCVVHNETSTGVTSDIAAVRRAIDAAGHPALLLVDTISGLASADYRHDEWGVDVTVSGSQKGLMLPPGISFNAVSPKAIEASRCARLPRSFWGWNEIIEMNRTGYWPYTPSTNLLYGLAEALDMILEEGLDNVFARHQRLAEACRRAVRAWGLEIQCADPSVYSPVLTGVMMPEGVDADVVRRHIYERFNMSLGAGLGKVKGRMFRIGHLGDCNDLTLMATLAGCEMGLKISGVPVAASGTVAAMDYLAAHTVPLSLQAAA; this is encoded by the coding sequence ATGCTGAATCTCAACTTTCACCCCGCCGGCCGCCACTTCCTGCAAATCCCCGGGCCCAGCCCGGTCCCGGATCGCATCCTGCGGGCCATCAGCTATCCGACCATCGACCATCGCGGCCCGGAATTCGGCGCGCTGGGCCTGAAGGTGCTGGATGGCATCAAGAAGATCTTCAAGACCGAACACCCGGTGGTGATCTATCCGGCTTCGGGCACCGGCGCGTGGGAGGCGGCGTTGTCCAACACGCTGAGCCCCGGCGACACCGTGCTGATGTTCGAAACCGGCCACTTCGCCACGCTGTGGAAGAAGATGGCCGAGAGCTTGGGCGTGCGCCCTGAATTCCTCGGCCTGCCGGGCGTGGAGGGCTGGCGACACGGGGTGCAGGCCGACATGATCGAGGCCCGTCTGCGCGCCGATACCGCGCATGCCATCAAGGCCGTGTGCGTGGTGCACAACGAGACCTCGACCGGCGTGACTTCGGATATCGCCGCGGTGCGCCGCGCCATCGATGCGGCCGGACACCCGGCGCTGCTGCTGGTCGACACCATCTCCGGGCTGGCATCTGCCGACTACCGCCATGACGAATGGGGTGTCGACGTGACGGTGTCGGGCTCGCAGAAGGGCCTGATGCTGCCGCCGGGCATCAGCTTCAACGCGGTCTCGCCCAAGGCCATCGAGGCTTCCCGCTGCGCCAGGCTGCCGCGCAGTTTTTGGGGGTGGAATGAAATCATCGAGATGAACCGGACCGGCTACTGGCCCTATACCCCCAGCACCAACCTGCTCTATGGCCTCGCCGAAGCGCTCGACATGATCCTGGAGGAAGGGCTGGATAACGTCTTTGCCCGCCACCAGCGCCTGGCTGAAGCCTGCCGGCGCGCAGTCAGGGCCTGGGGCCTGGAGATCCAGTGCGCGGACCCGTCGGTCTACAGCCCGGTGCTGACCGGCGTGATGATGCCCGAAGGCGTCGACGCGGACGTGGTCCGCCGCCATATCTACGAGCGCTTCAACATGTCGCTGGGTGCCGGCCTGGGCAAGGTCAAGGGCCGCATGTTCCGCATCGGCCATCTGGGCGACTGCAACGACCTCACGCTGATGGCCACGCTGGCCGGCTGCGAGATGGGGCTGAAGATCTCGGGCGTGCCGGTCGCCGCCAGCGGCACCGTTGCCGCCATGGACTATCTCGCCGCGCATACCGTGCCGCTGTCGCTCCAGGCTGCCGCCTGA
- a CDS encoding MFS transporter, translated as MGAETVVQSPNSPQQHELDRAMDGIGVTASHKKIIFMIMLGVMFDVFEQNAVGLIGPMLREQWGISVAEIGFLNTLTFSAAALGRIGSGYIADRYGRRAMLSANLLLFTLGAIICALAPNYWVLAAGRFIVGIGLGGEISIAVTMLAELCSTRFRGTAVGLVSVGSGGLGNMLAPAFGLAVFAMFPGPDSWRWLFACLVLPAFFVVFYRRFIPETPRFLLSKGRVDEANRVLSVLASGKLGKLDGEPTPYIKAAMQDEAPRAKVRLSDIFKGRLGRRTIALGIAVSMTYGAQISVLTLMPTILMAQGYTISKSFLFTMVMQSGSLFGALAASYCGYHIPRKRVLTVGAGLACAAGLCFGFLTYNVALVLLFGAAFTFCVVLLNTSIWIFAPEQYPTHVRAFGTSLILALGTLAGALTPLVSGRVFETYGVGGMFSMLAAMYGVFAVAVQFAPETFGRAMGETDDDAEGQREVRGETANASAS; from the coding sequence ATGGGCGCAGAAACTGTAGTTCAATCGCCGAATTCCCCCCAGCAGCATGAGCTGGACCGGGCCATGGACGGCATCGGGGTGACCGCCTCGCACAAGAAGATCATCTTCATGATCATGCTGGGCGTGATGTTCGATGTGTTCGAGCAGAACGCCGTCGGCCTGATCGGCCCCATGTTGCGCGAGCAGTGGGGGATTTCGGTGGCGGAGATCGGCTTTCTCAACACGCTGACGTTCAGCGCCGCCGCGCTGGGGCGCATCGGTTCGGGCTATATCGCTGACCGCTACGGCCGGCGTGCGATGCTGAGCGCCAACCTGCTGCTGTTCACGCTGGGCGCCATCATCTGCGCGCTCGCGCCGAACTATTGGGTCCTGGCGGCGGGCCGCTTTATCGTCGGCATCGGCCTGGGCGGGGAGATCTCGATCGCCGTGACCATGCTGGCGGAACTGTGCTCGACCCGCTTCCGCGGCACGGCGGTGGGCCTGGTCAGCGTGGGCAGCGGCGGCCTGGGCAATATGCTGGCGCCGGCCTTCGGCCTGGCGGTATTCGCCATGTTCCCGGGACCGGACAGCTGGCGCTGGCTCTTTGCCTGCCTGGTGCTGCCGGCGTTCTTCGTCGTGTTCTACCGGCGCTTTATCCCGGAAACGCCGCGCTTCCTGCTGTCCAAGGGCCGCGTGGACGAAGCCAACCGCGTGCTGTCGGTGCTGGCATCGGGAAAGCTGGGCAAGCTCGATGGCGAGCCAACGCCTTATATCAAGGCGGCGATGCAGGATGAAGCGCCGCGCGCCAAAGTACGGCTGAGCGACATCTTCAAGGGGCGGCTGGGGCGGCGCACCATCGCGCTGGGCATTGCGGTGTCGATGACCTACGGCGCGCAGATCTCGGTGCTGACGCTGATGCCGACCATCCTGATGGCGCAGGGCTATACCATCTCCAAGAGCTTTCTCTTCACCATGGTGATGCAGAGCGGCAGCCTGTTCGGCGCGCTGGCGGCGTCGTACTGCGGCTATCACATTCCGCGCAAGCGGGTGCTGACCGTCGGCGCGGGCCTGGCCTGCGCGGCGGGGCTGTGCTTCGGCTTCCTGACGTATAACGTCGCGCTGGTGCTGCTGTTCGGCGCGGCCTTCACGTTCTGCGTGGTGTTGCTGAATACCTCGATCTGGATCTTCGCGCCGGAACAGTATCCTACCCATGTGCGCGCGTTCGGCACCTCGCTGATCCTGGCGCTTGGCACGCTGGCCGGTGCGCTGACGCCGCTGGTGAGCGGCCGCGTGTTCGAGACCTACGGCGTCGGCGGCATGTTCAGCATGCTGGCGGCAATGTATGGCGTCTTCGCCGTGGCGGTGCAGTTCGCGCCGGAAACCTTTGGCCGCGCCATGGGCGAAACGGACGACGACGCTGAAGGCCAGCGCGAGGTCCGCGGCGAGACGGCAAACGCCAGCGCTTCCTGA
- a CDS encoding GntR family transcriptional regulator, translated as MQLQADSNPALPRELPPVERQRLHDTVVNHLRTLIIEGALEPGRKLNERELSETLGISRTPLREALKVLAAEGLIEISPNRGASVARLSATEIRDTFELLSNLEAFSGELACERITAVELAELKALHYAMLACRAHEDLPGYYRLNHQIHDRINLAARNAALRQTYLSVNRRLQALRFRSNYRKPKWDSAIHDHEEMLAALEARDGKRMAAILRQHLLDKRDAVLLMQAGVGDEAGGTPQV; from the coding sequence ATGCAACTTCAAGCCGATTCCAACCCTGCCCTGCCCCGCGAACTCCCGCCGGTGGAGCGCCAGCGCCTGCACGACACCGTGGTGAACCATCTGCGCACGCTGATCATCGAGGGCGCGCTGGAGCCGGGGCGCAAGCTCAATGAGCGCGAACTGTCCGAGACCCTGGGCATCTCGCGCACGCCGTTGCGCGAAGCGCTGAAGGTACTGGCGGCGGAAGGCCTGATCGAGATCTCGCCGAACCGCGGCGCCAGCGTGGCGCGCCTGTCCGCGACGGAGATCCGCGATACGTTCGAGCTGTTGAGCAACCTGGAAGCGTTCTCCGGCGAACTGGCTTGCGAGCGCATCACCGCCGTCGAGCTGGCCGAACTCAAGGCCCTGCACTACGCCATGCTGGCCTGCCGCGCCCACGAAGACCTGCCCGGCTACTACCGCCTGAACCACCAGATCCATGACCGCATCAACCTGGCGGCTCGCAATGCGGCGCTGCGCCAGACCTACCTGTCGGTGAACCGCCGGCTGCAGGCCCTGCGCTTTCGCTCCAACTACCGCAAGCCGAAATGGGACAGCGCCATCCACGACCATGAAGAAATGCTGGCGGCACTGGAAGCCCGCGACGGCAAGCGCATGGCCGCGATCCTGCGCCAGCACCTGCTGGACAAGCGCGACGCGGTGCTGTTGATGCAGGCGGGCGTGGGCGACGAAGCCGGCGGCACGCCGCAGGTCTAG
- a CDS encoding MFS transporter, whose protein sequence is MDTTLQAGTKIRTFEEATYRKVSWRLVPFLMVCFLIAYLDRVNVGFAKLQMSQQLGFSETVYGLGAGIFFIGYFLFEVPSNLALHKFGAKVWIGRIMITWGILSACFAFVETPTQFYTLRFLLGLAEAGFTPGIVYYLSCWYPSHRRAKIMAIYCMGSPLSGIIGNPLSGYLMGSMAGVAGWGGWQWMFIIEAVPAVLLGCFCFYYLDNSIAKAKWLTSDEKRVLEQAKAEDAKAADPQARVGRVFTDPRVWLISLICFCYVTGQYGITLWLPTFIKSTGVGDPLHIGLLSAIPYMAAIVAMYCFGRSADKHRERRWHLIIPCMMGAIGFLALPWVMHNTALSLVFLSIAAAGILTCTPLFWSLPTAFLSGAALATAIAMSNSIGNLAGFTSGYMIGYLRDVTQSGNSAYYMIAGMLMLGAFAIWTIPARLVNR, encoded by the coding sequence GTGGATACAACCCTGCAGGCGGGAACAAAGATCAGGACGTTCGAGGAAGCGACCTATCGCAAGGTGAGCTGGAGGCTGGTGCCATTCCTGATGGTCTGCTTCCTGATCGCTTATCTCGATCGTGTCAACGTAGGTTTTGCCAAGCTGCAGATGTCGCAGCAACTGGGCTTCAGCGAGACCGTCTACGGGCTGGGCGCCGGTATTTTCTTTATCGGCTACTTCCTGTTCGAGGTGCCGAGCAACCTGGCCTTGCACAAGTTCGGCGCCAAGGTATGGATTGGCCGGATCATGATCACGTGGGGGATACTCTCCGCGTGCTTTGCGTTCGTGGAGACGCCAACCCAGTTCTACACGCTGCGCTTCCTGCTGGGCCTGGCCGAGGCCGGCTTCACGCCCGGCATCGTGTACTACCTGTCGTGCTGGTATCCGTCGCACCGGCGCGCCAAGATCATGGCCATCTACTGCATGGGCTCGCCGCTGTCGGGCATCATCGGCAATCCGTTGTCCGGCTACCTGATGGGCAGCATGGCGGGTGTGGCGGGCTGGGGCGGCTGGCAGTGGATGTTTATCATCGAGGCGGTGCCGGCAGTCTTGCTGGGTTGCTTCTGCTTCTACTACCTCGACAACTCCATCGCCAAGGCCAAGTGGCTCACCAGCGATGAGAAGCGCGTGCTCGAGCAGGCCAAGGCCGAGGACGCCAAGGCGGCGGACCCGCAGGCCCGCGTCGGCAGGGTGTTCACCGATCCGCGCGTCTGGCTGATCAGCCTGATCTGCTTCTGCTATGTCACGGGCCAGTATGGCATCACGCTCTGGCTGCCGACCTTCATCAAGTCGACCGGCGTCGGCGACCCGCTCCATATCGGCCTGCTGAGCGCGATACCGTACATGGCCGCCATTGTCGCGATGTACTGCTTCGGGCGTAGCGCCGACAAGCACCGCGAGCGCCGCTGGCACCTGATCATCCCGTGCATGATGGGCGCGATCGGCTTCCTGGCGCTGCCCTGGGTCATGCACAACACCGCGCTGTCGCTGGTGTTCCTGTCGATCGCCGCGGCCGGCATCCTGACCTGCACGCCGCTGTTCTGGTCGCTGCCGACGGCGTTTCTCAGCGGCGCGGCATTGGCCACGGCCATCGCCATGAGCAACTCGATCGGCAACCTGGCCGGCTTCACCAGCGGCTACATGATCGGCTACTTGCGCGACGTGACCCAGAGCGGCAACAGCGCCTACTACATGATCGCCGGCATGCTGATGCTCGGCGCCTTTGCGATCTGGACGATTCCTGCCCGGCTGGTCAACCGATAG
- a CDS encoding fumarylacetoacetate hydrolase family protein, translated as MTSTDIDRVAQALLSARQEHRCADAGPFATALENAGQAYAVQALVAQSLGWQEPGAAYWKSGGPSREATLTHARLPAAGVWTSPAHAGGWPFTWRGIEAEIALRLGQGVDATQAASLDYAGAAALVEAMAVSIEIVDSRWQQYVAAPALLKLADLQAHGALVLGAWRDYAARDWASQRCVAQIGAQTFERRGTHALGDPAYGLVAWLRHATRDGACVEAGTVVTTGTWVGILDAAAGDLVTVAFDGIGEASVQL; from the coding sequence ATGACATCCACCGATATCGACCGTGTCGCCCAGGCGCTGCTCAGCGCGCGGCAAGAGCACCGCTGCGCCGATGCGGGGCCATTCGCCACGGCGCTCGAGAACGCCGGGCAGGCCTACGCGGTGCAAGCCCTCGTCGCGCAGTCACTGGGCTGGCAAGAGCCCGGCGCCGCGTACTGGAAATCCGGCGGCCCGTCGCGCGAGGCCACCCTGACCCATGCGCGGCTGCCGGCGGCCGGCGTCTGGACCAGCCCCGCGCATGCCGGCGGCTGGCCCTTCACATGGCGCGGCATCGAGGCGGAGATTGCGCTGCGGCTGGGGCAGGGCGTGGACGCAACGCAAGCCGCCAGCCTCGACTACGCGGGTGCGGCGGCATTGGTCGAGGCGATGGCGGTGTCCATCGAGATCGTCGATTCGCGCTGGCAGCAGTACGTGGCGGCACCCGCCTTGCTGAAGCTGGCGGATCTGCAGGCGCATGGCGCGCTGGTACTGGGTGCGTGGCGCGACTATGCCGCACGCGATTGGGCCAGCCAGCGCTGCGTGGCGCAGATCGGCGCGCAGACCTTCGAGCGGCGCGGCACCCATGCGCTCGGCGATCCGGCCTATGGACTGGTTGCCTGGCTGCGCCATGCCACGCGCGACGGGGCATGCGTCGAGGCCGGCACGGTGGTCACCACCGGCACCTGGGTCGGCATTCTCGATGCGGCGGCGGGCGACCTGGTGACGGTGGCGTTCGACGGTATTGGCGAGGCTTCGGTACAGCTGTGA